In the Flavobacterium sp. 90 genome, CAGAAAGCCATGAAGCAATACAATTGCAGTTCCGGAACCTGAATCAGTATAAGATATTTTGGTGTTTTTGTAGAGAATGTTTTTCAAAATGGTATTTTAAATTTAAAGTGCAAAGATAAGGAGGTTAAACCATATAAGAAATATAAGTTCATTTTAGACAAGATTGTGGACGAAGCTTTAACTTAAATTTTCTGAAATTACTTATATGGTTAAAAAAAGGCCTTCATTTCTGAAGGCCGTTCTGTAAAAATTAAAATCGGTTATCGCCATCTAAAAGATTTCCTAATCTGCCAAGAAGACTGCCTTCGTCGCGGCTGTTTCCGCCAGATCTTGGTGCCGATGCAATAATGCGGTCAGCGAGTCTGGAGAATGGCAAGGACTGTATGTAAACCGTTCCAGGACCTTTTAAAGAGGCATAAAATAATCCTTCGCCGCCAAAAATAGAATTCTTGATTCCGCCAATAAATTCAATATCATAATCTACATCTTTGGTAAAACCAATAATACATCCCGTATCTACTTTAAGGACTTCGCCATGACCCAACACTTTTTTTGCCATTGTTCCGCCAGAATGTACAAATGCCATTCCGTCTCCTTCAAGTTTCTGCATAATAAAACCTTCACCACCAAATAAACCGCGTCCTAGTTTCTGCGAAAATTCTATTCCGACAGAAACGCCTTTGGCAGCACATAAGAAGGAGCTTTTTTGGCAAATAAACTTGCCTTGAAATTCTCTTAAATCAATCGGAAGGATTTTTCCGGGATATGGCGATGCAAATGAAACTTTACTTTTGCTGTTGCCTTGGTTTAAAAATGCTGTCATAAACAAGCTTTCGCCGGTAAGAACTCTTTTACCTGCATTTAAAAGTTTGCCAAACAA is a window encoding:
- a CDS encoding TIGR00266 family protein, whose product is MQAHEIDYQIFGEEMQYVEIELDPQEIVIAEAGSFMMMENNIQMETIFGDGSQQQETGLFGKLLNAGKRVLTGESLFMTAFLNQGNSKSKVSFASPYPGKILPIDLREFQGKFICQKSSFLCAAKGVSVGIEFSQKLGRGLFGGEGFIMQKLEGDGMAFVHSGGTMAKKVLGHGEVLKVDTGCIIGFTKDVDYDIEFIGGIKNSIFGGEGLFYASLKGPGTVYIQSLPFSRLADRIIASAPRSGGNSRDEGSLLGRLGNLLDGDNRF